Part of the Virgibacillus necropolis genome, GGGCAAACTTACCGAAGCGCTTTTATCTCTCCCTATTTGTTAGAAATTGTCCGGTTAAAATACCTCTTGCGTTGATAGGTTGACAGAATAACTCCACCAACGATTAACAACGACCCCAATATCTCTACTAGTGTAATTGGTTTAAATAACAAAACTAGGCCCACAATCATCGCTACAAAAGGCTCCAAATTCGCTAACATCGATGCCTTTGAAGCATCCACATGGCGGATATTATTATTCCATAGAAGCGTCGCTACACCGTGTACAACGATTGCCGTACCAATTAAAAATGCCCAGTCGCCAGTACTAGCACTTAATCGTATCGGATTATCCATTAAAAATGCAAATGGAATAGATACCATGAAACCAACAACATTAGAATAAAGCGTAACACTAAGTGGATCGATTCGTTGTGATAGTAATCTCGTTATAATAATCATTATTGCAAAAGAAATCATCGTAACAACGATCCACATCAAACCTTGTTCAACATGAATGGACGATAGACTTCCTTTTGTAACTACAAAGAAAATCCCAATAATAGCTACAAAAGACCCTAGTATCATGCGAATTGTTACTTTTTCTTTTAAAAATATGGCTGCCAAAAAACCAGTTAAAATAGGTGTAGTCGCTAAAATTAATGCAGATAATGTTGTATCAGCCGTTTGCATCCCCACAAAAAATGTCCACTGATTAATATAAACCCCAACAATACCTAGAACTAAAATAGCTAGTAAATCTTTTCTATTTATCCGTTT contains:
- a CDS encoding DMT family transporter, whose amino-acid sequence is MLKAYSWLTFCIVMWGSNFIFGKILVQEFSPSMLTMLRLLFVVLFLIGIAAYKRHFKRINRKDLLAILVLGIVGVYINQWTFFVGMQTADTTLSALILATTPILTGFLAAIFLKEKVTIRMILGSFVAIIGIFFVVTKGSLSSIHVEQGLMWIVVTMISFAIMIIITRLLSQRIDPLSVTLYSNVVGFMVSIPFAFLMDNPIRLSASTGDWAFLIGTAIVVHGVATLLWNNNIRHVDASKASMLANLEPFVAMIVGLVLLFKPITLVEILGSLLIVGGVILSTYQRKRYFNRTISNK